A region of the Pseudarthrobacter oxydans genome:
CACATCGATGCGGGTGGGTCCAAGCCCGTCCAGGAAGGGTGTCACGGTCAGGCCGGCAAGCGCCAGCAGCGGCAGCACCACTGCGAGGATCAGCTGCTCGCCATTGCGCAGCATAGCCAGCGCTTCGTACTTGCCCTGCAGCAGTATGCGCCGCAGCAGGGGTGCGGGCGACTGGCGGCCGGGGCCTGGAGCGGTGCCTGCGGCACCCGCGGGAGTCCCGTTCATCGGAGGTCCTTTCCCGAGATGTCCAGGAAGACGTCTTCAAGGCTACGCGCCTGCAGGGTCATGGAAGCGGGCATGATGTCGTGGACGGCCCACCACTCTGCCAGGGCTGCAAGGTGGCGGGGGGTCAGCGTACCGGTGGCGGTGTAGCTGCCGGCCCGTTCCTCGGAGATGACGACGTCGGCGGGCAGCACGGCGGACAGGTCCAGTCCCGGCTTCGCCTCGAAGGAGAGGGTCCGCACGTGGTGGGCGCCTGCTTCCAACGCGGGTCCGCGCTGAAGGAGTTCCTGGACTGTCCCTTCGGCGACGTTCCGGCCGCCGTCGATGATGTAGACGTAGTCGGCCAGCCGCTGGGCGTCGTCCATCAGGTGCGTGGTGAGGATGATTCCCAGGCCGGCATCCCGCAGTTCGCCGATCAGCTCGAACACCAGCTGGCGGGACTGCGGATCCAGCCCGGCGCTCGGCTCGTCGAGGAACAGGACTTCCGGCCGGCCGATCAATGCTGCCGCGAGGGCAAGGCGCTGCTTCTGGCCGCCTGAGAGCCGCCGGACGGTGGTCCGGCCGAACGCGTCGATCCCCAGCCGCTCAACCAGGTCCTCCACGGGCCAGGGGTGCGCGTAGAGTCCGGCAATGTGCCGCAGCAGCGGCAGCGGCCTGGCCGACGGCGGGAGGCCGCCGTCCTGGAGCATCACGCCTACGCGGGACCGCAGGTCGGCCCCGGCCGACGCCGGGTCCTGGCCCAGCAGGGTGATGCTGCCGCCGCTGCGCTTCTGCAGGCCCTGGGCGCATTCGAGCGTGGTGGTTTTGCCTGCACCGTTGGCACCCAGCAGTGCAGTGACCTGCCCGCGCTCGGCGACGAGTGAGATGCCGCCCACCACCCGGAGCATTTTTCCGTCCAGGCTGGAAAGCGGACCTACATCCTTGATGAGCCCGTTAATGGACAGGACGGGGGATTGGGGCGATCGCACCCCAGTATTCTACGGGAAGTAGTATTGCCGGCAGTCCGCTGTTGCGGGTCAGGTCAGCCTCGCCTTACTGGAACCCGGGACTAAATTACGACACTATTGTGTTGTGTATTCCATGACCAACGCTACTGCTGTGCCTGTTGTCCGGCACGGGGCTTCCGCTGTTTCCGCGGAAGGCGGCGTCATGCCCGCAGGGCCGGTGGCTGACGCAGATGAGCGTACCCGCGACCGCGTCCTTGCTGCGGTCCTGGAACACGGACCAGTAAGTGCCGCCGAACTGGGCGACCTGCTGGGATTCACGCCCGCGGCAGTCCGCCGCCACCTGGACCATTTGTCCCGTGCCGGCGTTATCGAGGTCAAGCGGGTGGCCAAGTCGGGTGCAGGGGCAGGCCGCCCCGCCCGGCGTTACGTCCTTAGTTCCCAAGGCCAGTCGAGCCTTGGCAACGACTACCTTGATATTGCCGCCCTCGCCCTCCAGCAGCTCCAGGAAATGGCAGGCCCGGACGCGGTGCGGGCCTTCGCCGTCGAGCGCTTTGCGGACATGGAGCGCCGGTACGCGCCCGAGATCGAAAAGGCGGGTCCGGACATCACCGACCGCGCCAAAGCGCTTGCGGACGCCCTGAGCCGGGACAACTTCGTGGCGTCGGCAGCCTCCATCGAGGCCAAGGCTCCGTTGCCGGCAGCCCTTTCCAGTGTCCAGCTGTGCCAGGGCCATTGCCCCATCCAGCAACTCGCCGCCCGTTTCCCCGTGTTTTGCGATGTGGAGACCGAAGTGTTCTCGAGGCTGGTGGGCGTAGACGTACGCCGGCTCTCCACACTTGCCCGCGGCGGCCACGTCTGCACCACCCACATTCCCACAGGAAGGCTGTCTGCCGGAGGGCCTAAACCGCTCCCGGCAGCCCCCGCCCGCCTGAATGAAGTAACCAACCATCAGCAAGAAAGGCCGTGATGACGGACCAACTATCAGAGAAAGCAGTCGCCGAAAACACTGTGATCTCGGAGATTCTTGAGAAGAATCCCGAGCTTCACGGCATCGGCAACTACGAGTACGGCTGGGCTGACAAGAACGACGTCGGCGCCAACGCCCGCCGTGGGCTCGATGAAGAGGTAGTCCGGGACATTTCGGCCAAGAAGAGCGAGCCGGAATGGATGCTCGACCTGCGCCTCAAGGGCCTGAAGTACTTCGACCGGAAGCCCATGCCCACCTGGGGTGCGGACCTCTCCGGCATCGACTTTGACAACATCAAGTACTTCGTCCGCTCCACGGAGAAGCAGGCTGCCACCTGGGAAGACCTGCCCGAGGACATCCGCAACACGTACGAGAAGCTGGGAATCCCGGAAGCCGAGCGCAGCCGCCTCGTCTCCGGTGTTGCCGCACAGTACGAGTCCGAGGTTGTCTACCACCAGATCCGCGAGGACCTCGAAGCCCAGGGCGTCATCTTCCTGGACACCGACACCGCCCTCAAGGAGCACCCGGAGATCTTCCAGGAGTACTTCGGCACGGTCATCCCCGTGGGCGACAACAAGTTCGCGTCGCTGAACACCTCGGTGTGGTCAGGCGGTTCCTTCGTCTATGTGCCCAAGGGCGTCCACGTGGACATCCCGCTGCAGGCATACTTCCGCATCAACACCGAAAACATGGGCCAGTTCGAGAGAACCCTGATCATTGCCGACGAGGACTCCTACGTCCACTACATCGAAGGCTGCACCGCGCCGATCTACACCTCGGACTCGCTGCACTCGGCCGTCGTGGAGATCATCGTGAAGAAGGGCGCCCGCGTCCGGTACACCACCATCCAGAACTGGTCCAACAATGTGTACAACCTGGTGACCAAGCGTGCCATCTGCGAAGAAGGCGCCACCATGGAATGGGTCGACGGCAACATTGGCTCCAAGGTCACCATGAAGTACCCGGCCGTCTACCTCGTAGGCGAGCACGCCAAGGGCGAAACCCTGTCCATCGCGTTCGCCGGCGAAGGCCAGCACCAGGACACCGGCTCCAAGATGGTCCACATCGCGCCGAACACCAAGAGCTCCATCATCTCCAAGTCCGTGGCCCGCGGCGGCGGACGCGCAGCCTACCGCGGCCTGGTCCAGGTCCGCGAAGGCGCCAAGCACTCCGCAAACACCGTCCGCTGCGACGCGCTGCTGGTGGACACCATCAGCCGTTCGGACACCTACCCGTACATCGACATCCGCGAGGACGATGTCGTGATGGGCCACGAGGCAACTGTTTCCCGGGTCAGCGAAGAGCAGCTCTTCTACCTCATGTCCCGCGGCATGCGCGAAGACGAAGCCATGGCGATGATCGTCCGCGGCTTCATCGAGCCGATTGCCCGCGAGCTCCCCATGGAGTACGCACTTGAGCTGAACCGCCTGATTGAACTGCAGATGGAAGGGTCCGTCGGATAACGATGACTGAAATCACTACTGAAAAGGCACGCATCGGCGCGCCCTCAGCCCAGCCGTTCATTGACGGCTTCACGGAGGAAGGCGAGAGCCTTTCTCCCATCAATGCCGGCAACAAGGCACCGCTTGCCGGCGCTCCCGCCAAGCGCCACTCCCACGGCGGCGGCGTCGGTGTCCCGGACAGCTCACGCGCCGGCCGCCTGACGTCCTACAGGCTTGCCGATTTCAAGCCGCTGACCGGCATGGAGGAAGACTGGCGGTTCACCCCGCTCAAGCGCCTCCGCGGCCTTCACACCGAGGTCCTTTCCGGCGCGGCGCCCGCAGTGGTTGTCACCGGTCCGGAGCAGGTCATCGTTGAGAGCGTCGGCCGTGACGACCAGCGCATCGGTACGGCCGGCATCCCCGAGGACCGCGTGTCCGCCAACGCCTGGGAGAACTTCGCCGGCGCGACGGTGGTAACCATCCCGTCCGAGTTCGAAGCCACGTCGGAGATCAACGTGGACATCGAAGGCACGTCCCTCGAAGCCGCCGCCCAGCACCTCGTGATAGTCGCAGAGAAGTTCTCCAAAGCGGTGGTTGTCCTGAACCACAGGGGCTCCGCCGTTGTTTCGGAAAACGTCGAGATCATCGTGGAAGACGGCGCCAACCTCACCGTGATCACGCTCCAGGAATGGAACGACGACGCCGTCCACGCCTCCTCCCAGCAGGCGAAGATCGGCCGCGACGCCAAGCTCAAGCACGTCATGGTGAGCCTCGGCGGCGACCTCGTCCGCGTCACGCCGTCGGCCCGCTTCACCGCCCCCGGCGGCGAAGCCGAGATGTTCGGCCTGTACTTCGCCGACGCCGGCCAGCACCTGGAGCAGCGCCTCTTCGTTGACCACGCCGTGGCCAACTGCAAGTCCAACGTGCTGTACAAGGGCGCGCTGCAGGGCCGGAACGCCCACGCAGTCTGGGTTGGCGACGTCCTGATCCGCAAGGAAGCCGAAGGCACCGATACCTACGAGGCCAACCGCAACCTGCTGCTGACGGACGGTGCCCGCGCCGACTCCGTGCCCAACCTCGAAATCGAGACCGGCCTGATCGAGGGTGCCGGCCACGCCAGCGCCACCGGCCGCATGGATGACGAGCACCTGTTCTACCTGATGGCACGCGGCATCCCCGAGGACGTTGCCCGCCGCCTGGTGGTCCGCGGCTTCCTGAACGAGATCATCCAGCAGATCAAGGTCACCTCCATCGAGGAGCGGCTGACCGAGGCTGTTGAGCACGAGCTCGCCCTCACGGACAACTAGGAAGCACGGAGCACGGTTTACAGATGACTGACCAGCCAAAGGGCGAGCTTGTCTGCAAGGTGGATGAAATCCAGCTGAAGCAGGCGCTGCGGATCCTGATCGACGACTACCCTGTGGCCATCGTCAAGGACTCCATGGGGGAGATCCACGCCATCGGCGACACCTGCTCGCACGCGGACATTTCGCTGTCCGAGGGCGAGGTCGAGGGCTGCGCCATCGAGTGCTGGGGCCACGGGTCCCAGTTCGATCTGCGCAGCGGGCAGCCGCTGCAGCTGCCGGCCTACGATCCCGTCCCGGTGTTCGCCGTCGACATCCGCGGGGACGAGGTCTACGTGGACGTCACCACTGTCCTCAACGGCGCCGAAGCTCCGAACTTCAGCTAGCACCACAGAATCACGAACCAACTTCCAGACAGAGAGCGCACCGCGGCCGGCAGGCACGGTGCAGAGGAGAACAAGACACATGTCTACTCTTGAGATCAAGGACCTGCACGTCAGCATTGAGACGGAGCAGGGAACCAAGGAAATCCTGAAGGGCGTCAGCCTGACCATCCGGACCGGCGAGACCCACGCCATCATGGGCCCCAACGGCTCCGGCAAGTCCACGCTGGCCTCCACCATCGCGGGCCACCCGCGCTACAACGTCACCAGCGGCTCCATCACCCTCGACGGCGAAGACGTCCTGGCGATGAGTGTTGACGAGCGCGCCCGTGCAGGCGTCTTCCTGGCCATGCAGTACCCGGTGGAGGTCCCCGGTGTCAGCATGACCAACTTCCTGCGCACCGCAAAGACTGCCATCGACGGCGAAGCGCCCAAGCTCCGCACCTGGACCAAGGACGTCAAGGCTGCCATGGAGAAGCTGCGGATCGACGCCGACTTCGCCCAGCGCAACGTGAACGAAGGCTTCTCCGGCGGCGAGAAGAAGCGTGTGGAAATCCTGCAGCTGGAACTCTTCAAGCCGAAGTTCGCCGTCCTGGACGAGACCGACTCCGGCCTGGACGTCGACGCCCTGAAGGTCGTCTCCGAGGGCGTCAACCGCGCCCACGCCGAGGGCAAGATGGGCACGCTGCTCATCACGCACTACACGCGCATCCTGCGCTACATCAAGCCTGACTTCGTGCACGTGTTCGTGGACGGCCAGGTTGTCGAGGAAGGCGGCCCGGAGCTGGCCGACCGCCTGGAAGAAGAAGGCTACGACCGCTACGCCAAGGGCGCCGGCGCGGCCACCATCGCGGCCTCCGCCGCAGCACAGGCCTAGTAAAGGACACTTGCCATGACCGAAATCAACACGGCACGCACGAGC
Encoded here:
- a CDS encoding ABC transporter ATP-binding protein, whose amino-acid sequence is MRSPQSPVLSINGLIKDVGPLSSLDGKMLRVVGGISLVAERGQVTALLGANGAGKTTTLECAQGLQKRSGGSITLLGQDPASAGADLRSRVGVMLQDGGLPPSARPLPLLRHIAGLYAHPWPVEDLVERLGIDAFGRTTVRRLSGGQKQRLALAAALIGRPEVLFLDEPSAGLDPQSRQLVFELIGELRDAGLGIILTTHLMDDAQRLADYVYIIDGGRNVAEGTVQELLQRGPALEAGAHHVRTLSFEAKPGLDLSAVLPADVVISEERAGSYTATGTLTPRHLAALAEWWAVHDIMPASMTLQARSLEDVFLDISGKDLR
- a CDS encoding helix-turn-helix transcriptional regulator, with the translated sequence MYSMTNATAVPVVRHGASAVSAEGGVMPAGPVADADERTRDRVLAAVLEHGPVSAAELGDLLGFTPAAVRRHLDHLSRAGVIEVKRVAKSGAGAGRPARRYVLSSQGQSSLGNDYLDIAALALQQLQEMAGPDAVRAFAVERFADMERRYAPEIEKAGPDITDRAKALADALSRDNFVASAASIEAKAPLPAALSSVQLCQGHCPIQQLAARFPVFCDVETEVFSRLVGVDVRRLSTLARGGHVCTTHIPTGRLSAGGPKPLPAAPARLNEVTNHQQERP
- the sufB gene encoding Fe-S cluster assembly protein SufB, which encodes MTDQLSEKAVAENTVISEILEKNPELHGIGNYEYGWADKNDVGANARRGLDEEVVRDISAKKSEPEWMLDLRLKGLKYFDRKPMPTWGADLSGIDFDNIKYFVRSTEKQAATWEDLPEDIRNTYEKLGIPEAERSRLVSGVAAQYESEVVYHQIREDLEAQGVIFLDTDTALKEHPEIFQEYFGTVIPVGDNKFASLNTSVWSGGSFVYVPKGVHVDIPLQAYFRINTENMGQFERTLIIADEDSYVHYIEGCTAPIYTSDSLHSAVVEIIVKKGARVRYTTIQNWSNNVYNLVTKRAICEEGATMEWVDGNIGSKVTMKYPAVYLVGEHAKGETLSIAFAGEGQHQDTGSKMVHIAPNTKSSIISKSVARGGGRAAYRGLVQVREGAKHSANTVRCDALLVDTISRSDTYPYIDIREDDVVMGHEATVSRVSEEQLFYLMSRGMREDEAMAMIVRGFIEPIARELPMEYALELNRLIELQMEGSVG
- the sufD gene encoding Fe-S cluster assembly protein SufD codes for the protein MTEITTEKARIGAPSAQPFIDGFTEEGESLSPINAGNKAPLAGAPAKRHSHGGGVGVPDSSRAGRLTSYRLADFKPLTGMEEDWRFTPLKRLRGLHTEVLSGAAPAVVVTGPEQVIVESVGRDDQRIGTAGIPEDRVSANAWENFAGATVVTIPSEFEATSEINVDIEGTSLEAAAQHLVIVAEKFSKAVVVLNHRGSAVVSENVEIIVEDGANLTVITLQEWNDDAVHASSQQAKIGRDAKLKHVMVSLGGDLVRVTPSARFTAPGGEAEMFGLYFADAGQHLEQRLFVDHAVANCKSNVLYKGALQGRNAHAVWVGDVLIRKEAEGTDTYEANRNLLLTDGARADSVPNLEIETGLIEGAGHASATGRMDDEHLFYLMARGIPEDVARRLVVRGFLNEIIQQIKVTSIEERLTEAVEHELALTDN
- a CDS encoding non-heme iron oxygenase ferredoxin subunit, translated to MTDQPKGELVCKVDEIQLKQALRILIDDYPVAIVKDSMGEIHAIGDTCSHADISLSEGEVEGCAIECWGHGSQFDLRSGQPLQLPAYDPVPVFAVDIRGDEVYVDVTTVLNGAEAPNFS
- the sufC gene encoding Fe-S cluster assembly ATPase SufC codes for the protein MSTLEIKDLHVSIETEQGTKEILKGVSLTIRTGETHAIMGPNGSGKSTLASTIAGHPRYNVTSGSITLDGEDVLAMSVDERARAGVFLAMQYPVEVPGVSMTNFLRTAKTAIDGEAPKLRTWTKDVKAAMEKLRIDADFAQRNVNEGFSGGEKKRVEILQLELFKPKFAVLDETDSGLDVDALKVVSEGVNRAHAEGKMGTLLITHYTRILRYIKPDFVHVFVDGQVVEEGGPELADRLEEEGYDRYAKGAGAATIAASAAAQA